The DNA segment GGTCATGTGCGATTAAAGCAATTCTCATAAAATTCCCATCCCATCATTTATAAAATATTTTCTAGTCCGTAGACAAGTTCTTTTATCTCCATTACTTGATTAATTGAAAATGTAACACCCGACATAAAAGATTGTCGGTTATATGAATCATGACGAAGCGTAAACAGTTGTCCCTCTCCTCCAAATAAAATTTGTTGGTGAGCAATCAAGCCAGGTAAACGTACGCTATGTATTGGAATTCCATCATACGAAGCACCTCTAGCTCCCTCCAACGTCTCTTTTTCATTTGGATGGCCTTGTTTATGTGAAGGTCGTACTTCAGCAATCATTTGCGCGGTCTTATAAGCTGTTCCTGATGGGGCATCGAGTTTTTGATCATGATGCATTTCAATAATTTCAACATCGGGAAAATAGGCAGCTGCTAACGATGCAAATTTCATCATCAATACTGCACCAATCGCAAAATTTGGAGCTACAATACAGCCAAGTTTATTCACTTCTGCAAGTATAGTGCACTGTTGTAATTGCTCATCAGTAAAACCAGTTGTTCCAATGACTGGTCTTACATTATTTTGCAAACACAACATTGTATGTTCAAACACTTGATGTGGTGTTGTTAAATCCAGAAACACATCTGGTTTTATCGTGACAATCAAGCTTTCTAAGTTTAGGAAAACAGGAACTTCATAACTTGCTGGGAAATTAGGCGACTCACTTAACAAATCACCTATATCTTTGTGATCTAAAACTGCGACTAGTTCCATATTCTCATTATTCATTACAGTATGTACAGCTTCTTGACCCATTTTTCCACGTGGTCCACCAATCGCAACTCGAATCATGACTGTTCCTCCTTCAACGTCCAACGGTTTTTATCTCTAGAATTAAACTTGTCCATCACTCGATCATGTGCTCGTTGTATATCAATTTTCTCTGCATTTGCAAAACAAATGAGAACAAATAGTAAGTCTCCTAATTCTTCTTCCAAGCTTTTTTGCGCTTCAGAAGATTTTTTCTTTTTAATGCCGTGCACATGCTGAACTTCTCTAGATAACTCACCAAGTTCTTCTGTCATCCGAGCAAGCATTTCAAAAGGAGGAAAATAGCCTTCTTTAAATTGTCCTATATAGTCATCGACTTCTTTTTGTAATGTTTGAATCGTTTTTTCAGTTGTCATATGTTTCACACTCCTAACCCTATCCTAATAATAAGAAATAATGTTGTCAAAACACTTAGAATGAATGATAATAACGTAGTGTTCTTTTTAAGAAATTGAGGTGTTTGTATGCTTAAAGGTATTAAATTTAAAAATATCTTTTTCATTTTGCTAGGTTCAGCCATTTTTAGTTTTGGTTTTGTCCATTTTAACATTCAAAACGAACTTGGTGAAGGCGGGTTTAGCGGGATTACATTAATATTGTTCTTCGTCTTTAAATTTGATCCAGCATTAATGAATTTATTATTAAATATACCAATGTTTATTATTGGTTGGCGCCTACTTGGTCAAAAAGTATTTGTTTATACGATTATCGGAACTGTTTCTGTATCTATATTTATAAAGATATTCCAAATATACGAAATCAATATTCAATTACAAGACGATTTATTTTTAGCATCGCTATTTGCAGGCGTTTTTGTTGGAATTGGACTTGGTATAATTTTTAGATATGGCGGAACAACTGGTGGCGTAGATATTATTGCCCGACTCGCACATAAATATGTTGGATGGAGTATGGGGAAAACAATGTTTATCTTTGATGCAGCGGTAATTTTGCTTTCATGGTTAACATTTTTAGATCATCGCTCCATGATGTATACCTTGGTTGCCGTCTTTATCGGTTCTCGTGTCATTGACTTTGTTCAAGAAGCTGCATACAAAGCTCGTGGTGCTTTTATTATTTCTGAATTTCAAAGTGAGATAGGTGATCGAATTGCCAGTGATATGGATCGCGGAGTAACCGTATTAAGAGGCTTTGGCCATTTCACAAAAGCTGATCGCGAAGTACTCTATTGCGTGGTTGGTCGCAATGAAATTGTGCGTTTAAAAAATATTATAACATCGATTGATCCACATGCCTTTGTGTCGGTAACAGAAGTTCACGATGTCATGGGTGAAGGGTTTACACTCGACGGGCAAAAACGTCCGATAGATTAACATGATTGCGAAGCAAATCATTTTAGATAAATTCTTTACTAACTAATAATACAAAAAAACTCACGAAGCATGATAATCATGCTTCGTGAGTTTTTGGTTCTATTCTGAACGACTCATTCCTGTGTACATGAGTACTAAACGTACTAATTCAAGAACAGCAACTGCCGCAGCAGCTACATATGTCATTGCAGCAGCATTTAATACTTTTTTAGCATGTTTTTCTTCTTCGTTACGAATGACTCCATGAGATACAATTTCAGTCATCGCGCGACTAGAAGCATTGAACTCTACAGGTAAAGTAACAATTTGAAACACTACCCCTACAGCTAATAAAACGATACCTAATAGCAACATATTAGACATTCCTGCAAAAATACCAATCATTACGAAAATCCATGATGCATTTGACGAAATATTAGCAACAGGTACTAATTTATGACGCCATTGTAAAAACGTATATGCTTCTTTATGTTGAATAGCATGACCCACTTCGTGAGCAGCTATTGCTGTACCTGCTACAGATGCTTCATGGTAATTGTGAGAAGACAACGCAACAATTTTCGTCATTGGATTATAGTGATCACTTAGAAACCCTTGACTTTCTACAACTTTCACATCTTTCAAATCGTTTTGATCTAAAATTAAACGTGCTACTTGAGCACCTGTCATTCCAGAAGTTGAGCGTACTTTTGAGTACTTTTTATACGTGCGTTTGACTTTAAATTGCGCGTAAAGTGGTAACAATAGTAGTACGGCAAAGTAGAGCAAAAATCCCAAATCAACCATCCTCCTATTTCTATCTACTTATTATTTTATATGCTGATTAGGAATTGAGCAACTAATTCGTTTGCACATTCCGTGACGATTTGATGACCATGATTGCTAATAAAATACATGCAATTGACAACCAAAACGTAAAATATCCAATCGTCTGGGTAAATTCACTTAAACTGCTATATATCGGCATTTGTCCAAAAACATAGTCAATTACGTCATTATGAAGTGTCCAAATAGCAGCAATCAATAAATGGAACCAATTAAATTTATACATAGGAATATACAACACAGCTTGTAAAGCCATCGCAAAGTGACTAACAACAAGCATCCATCCTACGAAACCAATTGGTCCCGCTTCAAATTGCGTCCAAATATTCATAGCGACTGCCCAAAGACCATATTTTACTAAAGTAATCAACGCTAGTGCTTCTATTAGTTTAAAATGTCGTCCAATTAACCAACCGAGTAAAGCAATTGAAAAAAATAAACTTGCAGTCGGACTATCTGGAACAAAAATCAGAAATATAGGTTCGGTTATTTCCATCTGCCATCTATACCAATAGAAGCCGTAGACAGTACCTAGAATATTAATAATGAGCAATAACCACATGAATGGTTTATAAAATATTATGTATTTAATTTGAGTGAATAATGGATTCACTTTTACACGACTCCTTTTTCTAGAAATAGTGTCACTCTAGTTAGACTCCCTCAATAATGATGGATCCCACTCATTCATAAACGAGTTTCTTAGCTGGACACAATAACTACATGTAAAAAATGTTTTATTGATTAAACAGACTTTATGATAAAGATACTGAAAAGCTTAAAGCATCATCTAGTTTGACAGTATTGTTCAAAGACTGAATACAAAACATTATGTGTAGCCCGAAAATACTCATACTTTCTATCTAACAAAAAAAGAGCCAGT comes from the Paenisporosarcina antarctica genome and includes:
- a CDS encoding nucleotide pyrophosphohydrolase, encoding MTTEKTIQTLQKEVDDYIGQFKEGYFPPFEMLARMTEELGELSREVQHVHGIKKKKSSEAQKSLEEELGDLLFVLICFANAEKIDIQRAHDRVMDKFNSRDKNRWTLKEEQS
- a CDS encoding zinc metallopeptidase, translated to MVDLGFLLYFAVLLLLPLYAQFKVKRTYKKYSKVRSTSGMTGAQVARLILDQNDLKDVKVVESQGFLSDHYNPMTKIVALSSHNYHEASVAGTAIAAHEVGHAIQHKEAYTFLQWRHKLVPVANISSNASWIFVMIGIFAGMSNMLLLGIVLLAVGVVFQIVTLPVEFNASSRAMTEIVSHGVIRNEEEKHAKKVLNAAAMTYVAAAAVAVLELVRLVLMYTGMSRSE
- a CDS encoding YitT family protein; the protein is MLKGIKFKNIFFILLGSAIFSFGFVHFNIQNELGEGGFSGITLILFFVFKFDPALMNLLLNIPMFIIGWRLLGQKVFVYTIIGTVSVSIFIKIFQIYEINIQLQDDLFLASLFAGVFVGIGLGIIFRYGGTTGGVDIIARLAHKYVGWSMGKTMFIFDAAVILLSWLTFLDHRSMMYTLVAVFIGSRVIDFVQEAAYKARGAFIISEFQSEIGDRIASDMDRGVTVLRGFGHFTKADREVLYCVVGRNEIVRLKNIITSIDPHAFVSVTEVHDVMGEGFTLDGQKRPID
- the lhaT gene encoding lipoprotein heptaprenylglyceryl N-acetyltransferase LhaT, whose product is MNPLFTQIKYIIFYKPFMWLLLIINILGTVYGFYWYRWQMEITEPIFLIFVPDSPTASLFFSIALLGWLIGRHFKLIEALALITLVKYGLWAVAMNIWTQFEAGPIGFVGWMLVVSHFAMALQAVLYIPMYKFNWFHLLIAAIWTLHNDVIDYVFGQMPIYSSLSEFTQTIGYFTFWLSIACILLAIMVIKSSRNVQTN
- the dapB gene encoding 4-hydroxy-tetrahydrodipicolinate reductase, with translation MIRVAIGGPRGKMGQEAVHTVMNNENMELVAVLDHKDIGDLLSESPNFPASYEVPVFLNLESLIVTIKPDVFLDLTTPHQVFEHTMLCLQNNVRPVIGTTGFTDEQLQQCTILAEVNKLGCIVAPNFAIGAVLMMKFASLAAAYFPDVEIIEMHHDQKLDAPSGTAYKTAQMIAEVRPSHKQGHPNEKETLEGARGASYDGIPIHSVRLPGLIAHQQILFGGEGQLFTLRHDSYNRQSFMSGVTFSINQVMEIKELVYGLENIL